One Solidesulfovibrio fructosivorans JJ] genomic region harbors:
- a CDS encoding 3-isopropylmalate dehydratase small subunit — translation MYHGKAHKVGAHIDTDAIIPARFLVTTDTAELGANCMEGLEPGWIKRVEKGDIMVAGENFGCGSSREHAPVAILGAGIPVVIAHSFARIFYRNSFNMGLILLEIGDDVARISDGDELKVDADTGVIENLTTGEKIQCKPVPPFMKGILDAGGLVPYVKERLAARV, via the coding sequence ATGTACCATGGCAAGGCGCACAAGGTCGGGGCGCATATCGACACCGACGCCATCATACCGGCCCGGTTCCTGGTCACCACGGATACGGCCGAGCTTGGGGCCAACTGCATGGAGGGCCTGGAGCCCGGCTGGATCAAGCGGGTCGAAAAGGGCGACATCATGGTCGCCGGCGAAAACTTCGGCTGCGGCTCCTCGCGCGAGCATGCCCCCGTCGCCATCCTGGGCGCGGGCATCCCCGTCGTCATCGCCCACAGCTTCGCCCGCATCTTCTACCGCAACAGTTTCAACATGGGACTGATTCTGCTCGAGATCGGCGACGACGTGGCCAGGATCAGCGACGGCGACGAGCTCAAGGTCGACGCCGATACCGGCGTCATCGAAAATCTGACCACGGGCGAAAAGATCCAGTGCAAGCCCGTGCCGCCCTTCATGAAGGGCATCCTCGACGCCGGCGGCCTCGTGCCCTACGTCAAGGAACGCCTCGCGGCGCGTGTTTAG